Proteins from one Mycobacterium sp. EPa45 genomic window:
- a CDS encoding MPT63 family protein: MAMSGLIVLAAAPLSAAAGYPIVGKLGSALTMTDSVGQVALSWKVSGLKRSNDVMPGYPVAGQLWEATATVNAISGPVTPAISQFNAVAPNQAAYRVLWMVAAPSNISGATIPQGATATGKIHFDVTGPAPTTITMNNGMEDLLIWTP, encoded by the coding sequence ATGGCGATGAGCGGACTCATCGTGCTGGCGGCCGCACCATTGTCGGCGGCGGCCGGGTATCCCATCGTCGGCAAGTTGGGTAGCGCGCTGACGATGACCGACAGCGTCGGGCAGGTCGCCTTGAGCTGGAAGGTCAGCGGCCTCAAACGCAGCAATGACGTGATGCCCGGCTACCCGGTGGCCGGCCAGCTGTGGGAGGCGACCGCGACCGTGAACGCGATCAGCGGGCCCGTCACACCTGCTATCTCGCAGTTCAATGCGGTCGCTCCCAACCAGGCGGCCTACCGCGTGCTGTGGATGGTCGCCGCACCATCGAACATCAGCGGCGCGACGATCCCGCAGGGCGCGACCGCGACGGGCAAGATTCACTTCGACGTCACCGGTCCGGCGCCGACGACGATCACCATGAACAACGGCATGGAGGACCTGCTGATCTGGACGCCGTGA
- a CDS encoding helix-turn-helix transcriptional regulator produces MRDAAELPSVGDADIAAVASLLADPARCSVLLALDDGRALPASVLADEAGVSRPTASSHLAKLTAAGLLRVEAHGRHRYYRLAGPHVAELLENLVRLSPPRPVRSLREGTRAARLRAARTCYDHLAGRLGVALMGSLLDRGVLIGGDGRYDPTRDVHDSLSNFGHDVRYELTGSGRAFLTELGVVLPASGRPLIRYCVDWTEQRHHLGGGVGRALLDRFMSAGWLARAQRGRAVTVTATGQSVLAEAFAIDW; encoded by the coding sequence ATGCGTGACGCCGCGGAACTGCCCAGCGTCGGCGACGCGGATATCGCCGCCGTCGCCTCCCTGTTGGCTGACCCGGCGCGGTGCAGTGTGCTGCTGGCGCTCGACGACGGTCGCGCGCTCCCGGCCAGCGTGCTCGCCGACGAGGCCGGTGTCAGCCGGCCAACCGCCAGTAGCCACCTGGCCAAGCTGACCGCCGCCGGACTGTTGCGCGTCGAGGCGCACGGACGGCACCGCTACTACCGGCTGGCCGGCCCGCACGTCGCCGAGCTGCTGGAGAACCTGGTCCGGCTCTCGCCGCCGCGGCCCGTGCGCTCACTGCGGGAAGGTACCCGCGCAGCCCGGCTGCGCGCTGCGCGAACCTGCTACGACCATCTCGCCGGCCGGCTCGGGGTCGCACTCATGGGCTCATTGCTCGACCGCGGCGTCCTGATCGGCGGCGATGGTCGCTACGACCCGACCCGCGACGTCCACGACTCGCTGAGCAACTTCGGCCACGACGTCCGCTACGAGCTGACCGGCTCGGGGCGCGCGTTCCTCACCGAGCTCGGCGTCGTCCTGCCGGCCAGTGGACGGCCGCTGATCCGCTATTGCGTGGACTGGACCGAGCAGCGCCACCATCTCGGCGGCGGCGTCGGCCGCGCGCTGCTGGACCGGTTCATGTCGGCGGGCTGGCTGGCGCGCGCTCAGCGTGGCCGTGCGGTCACCGTGACCGCCACCGGTCAGAGCGTGCTGGCCGAAGCGTTCGCCATCGACTGGTAG
- a CDS encoding MFS transporter has product MPENRSSTLTLIAAYLGLVLGLIDSNAVNLALPSISTDLGGGLTAAQWTVDAYNLTFAALLLGAGALGDAVGRRRLLRLGVVVFVAASLCCALAPSLPILLAGRAVQGVAAAFMLPQGLAIAAAAFPDAAGRARATAAWAMAAASSTALGPIVGGVLTQSAGWRAIFWLNVPVGVVAFAMTYRHLPESSAPRRSRLDAGSQASAAAALATLTLVLVQGRHLGTVPTTGLVLVAVGCIAGFIVRQRHIAHPMIPPDLLRRRSTAVGLAATFSMTFGTYGLVLINSIAFQQQRGAGPLATALQFVPMPLTYLALIPIVTVVARRTGPRIAITAGLTVLAAAQLLYGLVGPTAPIWLLETALVLTGAGLAITTGPAVSLALAAVPSERTGLGSGLVNLARLTGITVGTAALGSLFGSGGGVLAATVVGAAVQLVAALLSVRWGKPEGATVSTARKEASHA; this is encoded by the coding sequence ATGCCGGAAAATCGCTCCTCGACCCTGACTCTGATCGCCGCCTACCTCGGGCTGGTGCTGGGCCTGATCGACAGCAACGCGGTCAACTTGGCGCTGCCCTCGATCAGCACCGATCTAGGCGGCGGCCTGACCGCCGCGCAGTGGACGGTCGACGCCTACAACCTGACGTTCGCGGCGCTGCTGCTCGGCGCCGGCGCCCTCGGTGATGCGGTCGGCCGGCGCCGGTTGCTGCGCCTCGGCGTTGTCGTATTCGTGGCGGCCTCGTTGTGCTGTGCGCTGGCTCCGTCACTGCCGATCCTGCTGGCCGGCCGCGCTGTGCAGGGTGTGGCGGCGGCATTCATGCTCCCGCAGGGCCTGGCGATCGCGGCTGCGGCATTTCCCGATGCCGCGGGGCGGGCCCGGGCCACCGCGGCGTGGGCGATGGCTGCGGCCTCGTCCACGGCGCTGGGCCCGATTGTCGGCGGCGTCCTCACCCAGTCCGCAGGTTGGCGGGCGATCTTCTGGCTGAACGTTCCCGTCGGCGTCGTCGCATTCGCGATGACCTATCGGCATCTGCCGGAATCGTCGGCTCCAAGGCGATCCCGACTCGACGCCGGCAGTCAGGCATCGGCCGCCGCCGCACTGGCGACGCTGACTCTGGTGCTGGTCCAAGGCCGTCACCTCGGGACCGTCCCCACGACGGGTCTCGTCCTGGTTGCCGTCGGCTGTATCGCGGGATTCATTGTCCGCCAACGGCACATCGCGCACCCGATGATCCCGCCCGACCTCCTGCGCAGGCGCTCCACGGCGGTCGGCCTGGCGGCCACGTTCTCGATGACGTTCGGCACCTACGGTCTGGTGCTGATCAACAGCATCGCCTTCCAGCAGCAGCGCGGCGCCGGACCGCTGGCCACCGCGCTGCAGTTCGTCCCGATGCCGCTGACCTATCTCGCGTTGATTCCGATCGTCACCGTGGTGGCCCGTCGAACCGGCCCTCGGATCGCGATCACCGCCGGCCTGACGGTGCTGGCGGCTGCCCAATTGCTCTACGGCCTGGTCGGACCGACAGCGCCGATCTGGCTGCTCGAAACCGCTCTGGTGCTGACCGGCGCGGGGCTGGCCATCACGACCGGCCCGGCGGTCAGTCTGGCACTCGCGGCGGTCCCCTCGGAACGGACCGGACTGGGATCGGGGCTGGTGAACCTGGCGCGGCTGACCGGCATCACCGTCGGCACGGCCGCGCTGGGCTCGCTGTTCGGTTCGGGTGGCGGGGTGCTCGCGGCGACTGTCGTCGGTGCAGCGGTCCAATTGGTCGCCGCACTGCTGTCGGTGCGGTGGGGTAAGCCAGAGGGAGCAACGGTCTCGACGGCGCGGAAGGAGGCCAGCCATGCGTGA
- a CDS encoding glycosyltransferase family 4 protein, giving the protein MKILMVSWEYPPVIIGGLGRHVYQLATALAADGHEVVVLARRPSGTDPSTHPTTDELHEGVRVIAAAQDPHEFDFGRDMMAWTMAMGHAMIRAGLTLQAKGWQPDIVHAHDWLVAHPAIALAEFFDVPMVSTVHATEAGRHSGWVSGQISRQVHAVESWFVRESDSLIACSASMADEISELFGPDLAEIVVIRNGIDSSRWPFAHRQAHPGPPELLYIGRLEYEKGVHEAIAALPRIRRAHPGTTLTIAGDGTQQEWLVEVARKHKVLRCVHFVGRLDHDELLRLMRRADVAVLPSHYEPFGIAALEAAAAGIPLVTSNVGGLGEAVIDGETGVSFPPRDVTALAAAVRRVLDDPVAAQRRAIAARERLTADFDWHTVAAETAQVYLAAKRHERDPLPRRPIVEHALPGR; this is encoded by the coding sequence ATGAAAATCCTGATGGTGTCGTGGGAATACCCGCCGGTGATCATCGGCGGATTAGGCAGGCACGTCTACCAATTGGCGACCGCGCTGGCAGCCGACGGCCACGAGGTGGTGGTGCTGGCCCGACGGCCGTCGGGCACCGATCCCAGCACGCACCCGACCACCGACGAGTTACACGAGGGCGTGCGGGTGATCGCCGCCGCCCAGGACCCGCACGAGTTTGACTTCGGCCGCGACATGATGGCCTGGACAATGGCCATGGGACACGCCATGATTCGCGCCGGCCTGACCCTGCAGGCCAAGGGCTGGCAGCCCGACATTGTTCACGCCCACGACTGGCTGGTGGCCCACCCCGCCATCGCACTCGCCGAATTCTTCGATGTGCCAATGGTTTCCACTGTCCACGCGACCGAGGCCGGGCGGCATTCAGGCTGGGTTTCCGGACAGATCAGCCGTCAGGTGCACGCAGTGGAATCGTGGTTCGTCCGGGAGTCGGACTCGCTGATCGCCTGTTCGGCGTCGATGGCCGACGAAATCTCCGAGCTGTTCGGTCCCGACCTGGCCGAAATCGTCGTGATCCGCAATGGAATCGACTCCAGCCGTTGGCCATTCGCGCATCGGCAAGCTCACCCCGGTCCGCCGGAGCTGCTGTACATCGGGCGGCTGGAATACGAGAAGGGCGTGCACGAGGCGATCGCCGCTCTGCCGCGCATCCGGCGCGCCCACCCGGGGACCACCCTGACGATCGCCGGTGACGGCACACAGCAGGAGTGGCTCGTGGAGGTGGCCCGAAAGCACAAGGTACTCAGGTGCGTTCACTTTGTAGGTCGCCTCGACCACGACGAGCTGCTGCGCCTGATGCGCCGCGCCGACGTCGCCGTCCTGCCCAGCCACTACGAGCCGTTCGGCATCGCCGCGCTCGAAGCGGCCGCTGCCGGCATTCCCCTGGTCACCTCCAATGTCGGCGGCCTCGGCGAGGCGGTGATCGACGGCGAGACCGGGGTCTCGTTCCCGCCGCGTGACGTCACCGCGCTGGCCGCGGCCGTCCGTCGCGTTCTCGACGATCCCGTTGCGGCACAACGGCGGGCGATCGCCGCGCGCGAACGGCTGACCGCCGATTTCGATTGGCACACCGTGGCCGCCGAGACAGCGCAGGTGTACCTGGCCGCCAAGCGCCACGAACGGGATCCACTTCCGCGTCGACCGATCGTCGAGCACGCCCTGCCGGGGCGCTGA
- a CDS encoding glycoside hydrolase family 57 protein — MPTTEQVPGQFTLVLHTHLPWLAHHGRWPVGEEWLYQSWSAAYLPLMRVLRTLAAEDRRGVITLGMTPVVTAQLDDPYCLDGMHRWLANWQLRALEAATLRTPTGAEAGTATTPEALRKYGIREYDEAGRALEEFSTLWRHGASPLLRQLVDAGTVELLGGPLAHPFQPLLNPRLREFALREGLADAGQRFAHTPKGIWAPECAYAPGMEHDYAAAGVGHFMVDGPSLHGDTALGRPVGATDVVAFGRDLQVSYRVWSPKSGYPGHAAYRDFHTYDHLTGLKPARVTGRNVDSAAKAPYDPQRADTAINTHVADFVGVVRQRLISESQRIGRPAHVVAAFDTELFGHWWYEGPIWLERLLRALPEAGIRVGTLNDALEAGFVGAPVELPPSSWGSGKDWQVWAGEQVADIVRLNTEVVDTALATVDKALAHSGGSLSRDFVADQILRETLLTVSSDWPFMVSKDSAADYARYRAHLHAHAAREISDALASGRRDAAERLAAGWNKADGLFGGLDARRLPR, encoded by the coding sequence ATGCCGACCACCGAGCAGGTGCCCGGGCAGTTCACCCTGGTCCTGCACACCCACCTGCCGTGGCTGGCGCACCACGGTCGCTGGCCGGTCGGCGAAGAATGGCTCTACCAATCCTGGTCGGCGGCCTACCTGCCGCTGATGCGTGTGCTGCGGACACTGGCAGCCGAGGATCGTCGTGGCGTCATCACGCTGGGCATGACGCCGGTGGTCACCGCTCAACTCGACGATCCGTACTGCCTGGACGGCATGCACCGCTGGCTGGCGAACTGGCAGCTACGGGCACTCGAGGCGGCCACCCTGCGCACGCCGACCGGTGCCGAAGCCGGCACGGCGACGACTCCGGAAGCGTTGCGCAAGTACGGCATTCGTGAGTATGACGAAGCGGGCCGAGCGCTCGAGGAGTTCAGCACGCTGTGGCGCCACGGCGCTAGTCCGCTGCTGCGTCAGCTGGTCGATGCCGGCACCGTCGAGTTGCTGGGCGGGCCACTCGCCCACCCGTTCCAGCCGCTGCTCAATCCGCGGCTGCGCGAATTCGCGTTGCGCGAGGGGCTGGCCGACGCCGGTCAGCGCTTCGCGCACACGCCGAAAGGCATCTGGGCACCCGAATGTGCTTACGCCCCAGGCATGGAACATGATTACGCTGCCGCGGGCGTTGGACATTTCATGGTCGACGGGCCCTCGCTGCACGGCGACACCGCGCTGGGGCGACCGGTCGGAGCAACGGACGTAGTGGCGTTCGGCCGGGACTTGCAGGTCAGTTACCGGGTGTGGTCGCCGAAGTCGGGCTACCCCGGGCATGCCGCTTACCGCGACTTCCACACCTACGATCACCTGACCGGGCTCAAGCCCGCACGCGTCACCGGCCGCAATGTGGACTCTGCGGCCAAGGCGCCCTACGACCCGCAGCGTGCCGACACAGCCATCAACACCCACGTCGCCGACTTCGTCGGAGTCGTGCGCCAGCGACTCATTTCGGAGTCGCAGCGCATCGGCCGCCCCGCGCATGTGGTGGCCGCGTTCGACACCGAGTTGTTCGGGCACTGGTGGTACGAGGGACCGATCTGGCTGGAGCGCTTGCTGCGCGCGCTGCCGGAGGCCGGAATCCGCGTAGGAACTCTCAACGACGCACTGGAAGCTGGTTTCGTCGGCGCGCCCGTCGAATTGCCGCCCAGCTCTTGGGGATCCGGCAAGGACTGGCAGGTGTGGGCCGGCGAGCAGGTTGCCGACATCGTGCGGCTCAACACCGAGGTCGTCGACACCGCGTTGGCGACGGTCGACAAGGCCCTGGCGCACAGCGGCGGGTCCCTCAGCCGGGATTTCGTCGCCGACCAGATCCTGCGCGAAACCCTGCTGACGGTGTCCAGCGACTGGCCGTTCATGGTCAGCAAGGATTCGGCGGCGGACTACGCGCGCTACCGCGCCCACCTGCACGCCCACGCCGCGCGCGAGATCTCGGACGCGCTGGCGTCGGGACGGCGGGATGCCGCCGAGCGGCTGGCCGCCGGCTGGAACAAGGCCGACGGGCTGTTCGGCGGACTCGACGCACGGCGGTTGCCCCGATGA
- a CDS encoding class I SAM-dependent methyltransferase — protein sequence MCISSPSVPSSSRTANFRLACLAMSAFVTDAGDSDLPLTGERTIPGLAEENYWFRRHEVVYRCLLDLCAGRDVLEAGCGEGYGADLIASVARRVVAVDYDAATVAHVAARYPGVEVVEGNLAALPLPDASVDVVVNFQVIEHLWDQPQFVAECARVLRAGGLLLMSTPNRITFSPGLETPVNPFHTRELNAMELAELLTDGGFEVRSMSGVFHGAALVAMDQRHGGSIIGAQIDRALAGAVWPEDLLADVAAVRCEDFDLLGASERNIDDSLDLVAIAVRV from the coding sequence TTGTGTATTAGCAGCCCATCGGTACCGAGCAGTTCGCGAACCGCCAACTTCAGGTTAGCCTGCCTTGCAATGAGCGCATTCGTAACTGACGCAGGTGACAGCGATTTACCGCTGACCGGCGAACGGACCATCCCCGGGCTGGCGGAAGAGAACTACTGGTTTCGCCGCCACGAGGTCGTCTATCGCTGCCTGCTCGACCTTTGCGCAGGTCGTGACGTGCTGGAAGCCGGTTGCGGCGAGGGCTACGGTGCTGACCTGATCGCTTCGGTCGCCCGCCGGGTGGTGGCTGTGGACTATGACGCGGCCACCGTGGCGCACGTCGCTGCGCGCTACCCGGGTGTCGAGGTCGTCGAGGGCAATCTGGCCGCGCTGCCGCTGCCGGACGCTTCAGTTGACGTTGTGGTGAACTTCCAGGTCATCGAGCATCTGTGGGATCAGCCACAATTCGTGGCCGAATGCGCGCGGGTGCTGCGGGCGGGCGGCCTGCTGCTGATGTCGACGCCGAATCGCATCACCTTCTCTCCCGGCCTGGAGACGCCGGTCAACCCGTTCCACACCCGTGAACTCAACGCGATGGAGCTCGCTGAGTTGCTGACCGACGGTGGATTCGAGGTGCGCTCGATGAGTGGGGTCTTTCACGGAGCGGCTCTGGTCGCGATGGACCAGCGCCACGGCGGCTCGATCATCGGTGCGCAGATCGACCGCGCGCTGGCCGGCGCGGTATGGCCTGAGGACCTGCTTGCCGATGTGGCGGCCGTGCGCTGTGAGGACTTCGACCTGTTGGGCGCGAGCGAGCGGAATATCGACGACAGCCTGGATCTGGTGGCCATCGCGGTGCGCGTATGA
- a CDS encoding electron transfer flavoprotein subunit beta/FixA family protein → MTNIVVLIKQVPDTWSERKLSDGDYTLDRDAADAVLDEINERAVEEALLIKEREGDAAGTVTVLTAGPERATEAIRKALSMGADKAVHLLDDGLHGSDMVQTGWALARALGAIEGTELVIAGNEATDGTGGAVPAIIAEYLGLPQLTHLRKVSVEGGKITGERETDDGVFTLEASLPAVISVTEKINEPRFPSFKGIMAAKKKEVTTLTLAEIGVEGDEVGLANAGTSVLSSTPKPPKTAGEKVTDEGDGGTKVAEYLVAQKII, encoded by the coding sequence ATGACGAACATCGTGGTCCTGATCAAACAGGTCCCAGACACGTGGTCCGAGCGCAAGCTGTCCGACGGTGACTACACGCTCGATCGCGACGCCGCCGATGCCGTGCTGGACGAGATCAACGAGCGGGCCGTCGAAGAAGCCCTGCTGATCAAGGAGCGGGAAGGCGATGCCGCCGGCACCGTCACCGTCCTGACGGCGGGCCCGGAGCGCGCCACCGAGGCGATCCGCAAAGCGCTGTCGATGGGTGCCGACAAGGCCGTACACCTGCTCGACGACGGCTTGCACGGCTCCGACATGGTGCAGACCGGCTGGGCGCTGGCCCGTGCCCTGGGCGCCATCGAGGGCACCGAACTGGTCATCGCCGGTAACGAGGCCACCGACGGAACCGGCGGCGCGGTCCCGGCCATCATCGCCGAGTACCTCGGCCTGCCCCAGCTGACGCACCTGCGCAAGGTGAGCGTCGAGGGCGGCAAGATCACCGGCGAGCGGGAGACCGACGACGGCGTGTTCACCCTGGAGGCCTCACTTCCCGCGGTCATCAGCGTCACCGAGAAGATCAACGAGCCGCGCTTCCCGTCCTTCAAGGGCATCATGGCCGCGAAGAAGAAGGAAGTGACCACCCTGACGCTGGCCGAGATCGGCGTCGAGGGCGACGAGGTCGGCCTGGCCAACGCCGGAACCTCGGTGCTGTCGTCGACTCCGAAGCCGCCCAAGACCGCGGGCGAAAAGGTCACCGACGAAGGCGACGGCGGCACGAAGGTCGCCGAGTACCTGGTTGCCCAAAAGATCATCTAA
- a CDS encoding electron transfer flavoprotein subunit alpha/FixB family protein, protein MAEVLVLVEHAEGAVKKVTAELITAARTLGEPSAVVIGAPGTAAPLVDDLKAAGAAKIYVAESDDAANYLITPFVDVLASLVESATPAAVLLAANADGKEIGGRLAARTGAGVLSDVVEVKEGGKAIHSIFGGAFTVEAQATGDTPVITLRPGAVDAAPQAGAGEQVNVEVPAQGDGATKITKREPAVAGDRPELTEASVVVSGGRGVGSAEKFSVVEDLADSLGGAVGASRAAVDSGYYPGQFQVGQTGKTVSPQLYIALGISGAIQHRAGMQTSKTIIAVNKDEEAPIFEIADLGIVGDLFNVTPQLTDAVKARKG, encoded by the coding sequence ATGGCTGAAGTACTTGTGCTCGTCGAGCACGCCGAAGGTGCGGTGAAGAAAGTCACCGCAGAACTCATCACCGCCGCCCGCACTCTGGGCGAGCCGTCCGCCGTGGTGATCGGTGCCCCCGGCACCGCCGCACCGCTCGTCGACGATCTCAAGGCCGCCGGTGCGGCCAAGATCTACGTTGCCGAGTCCGACGACGCCGCGAACTATCTGATCACCCCGTTCGTCGACGTGTTGGCGTCGCTGGTGGAGTCGGCGACTCCGGCCGCCGTGCTGCTGGCCGCCAATGCCGACGGCAAGGAGATCGGCGGCCGGCTGGCCGCACGGACCGGTGCCGGTGTGCTGTCCGACGTCGTCGAGGTCAAGGAGGGCGGCAAGGCCATCCACTCCATCTTCGGTGGCGCCTTCACCGTCGAGGCCCAGGCCACGGGTGACACCCCGGTGATCACGCTGCGCCCCGGTGCCGTCGACGCTGCGCCGCAGGCCGGTGCCGGCGAGCAGGTCAACGTGGAGGTGCCCGCGCAGGGCGACGGTGCCACCAAGATCACCAAGCGTGAGCCCGCCGTGGCCGGTGACCGTCCGGAGCTCACCGAGGCCAGTGTCGTGGTCTCCGGTGGCCGTGGTGTCGGTAGCGCCGAGAAGTTCTCCGTGGTCGAGGACCTGGCCGACTCGCTCGGTGGCGCCGTCGGCGCCTCCCGTGCCGCCGTCGACTCCGGCTACTACCCGGGCCAGTTCCAGGTGGGCCAGACCGGCAAGACGGTCTCGCCGCAGCTGTACATCGCGCTGGGCATCTCCGGGGCGATCCAGCACCGCGCAGGTATGCAGACGTCCAAGACGATCATCGCGGTGAATAAGGACGAGGAAGCGCCGATCTTCGAGATCGCCGATCTCGGCATCGTCGGCGATCTGTTCAACGTCACCCCGCAGCTGACCGACGCGGTCAAGGCCCGCAAGGGTTAA
- a CDS encoding GNAT family N-acetyltransferase: protein MSTASVLIAPDRNESAALRGPRYSLLLSTDPTLIDAAQRLRYQVFTTEPGYALPTDGDGRDADRFDEFCDHLLVREDTSGELVGCYRMLPPPGAIAAGTLYTATEFDISALDELRPSLVEMGRAVVRADHRNGAVVLLMWAGILAYLDRCGYDYVTGCVSVPTHSDDPAGPPPGSQIRGVRDFVLRRHAADPEHMVYPYRPVVVDGLGLDDIAPPTRPTIPPLMRGYLRLGARVCGEPAHDPEFGVGDFPALLAKRQADTRYLTRLRSVSAASEMAGGMA from the coding sequence ATGAGCACTGCATCTGTACTCATAGCCCCCGACCGGAACGAATCCGCCGCACTGCGCGGCCCGCGCTACTCGCTACTGCTGTCCACCGACCCCACCCTGATCGACGCGGCGCAGCGGCTGCGGTATCAGGTGTTCACCACTGAGCCCGGCTACGCACTGCCCACCGACGGCGACGGGCGTGACGCCGATCGGTTCGACGAATTCTGCGACCACCTCCTGGTGCGGGAGGACACCTCCGGTGAGCTCGTCGGCTGCTATCGCATGCTGCCGCCACCCGGTGCGATCGCGGCCGGAACTCTCTACACCGCAACCGAATTCGACATCAGCGCACTCGATGAGCTGAGGCCGTCGCTGGTGGAGATGGGCCGCGCGGTAGTGCGTGCCGACCACCGCAACGGCGCCGTGGTGCTGCTCATGTGGGCAGGCATCCTGGCCTACCTGGACCGCTGCGGCTACGACTACGTCACCGGATGTGTCTCGGTTCCCACGCACTCAGACGACCCGGCGGGTCCACCTCCAGGTTCTCAGATTCGCGGGGTGCGCGACTTCGTACTGCGCCGCCACGCCGCGGACCCCGAGCACATGGTGTACCCGTACCGGCCGGTCGTGGTGGACGGTCTGGGCCTCGACGACATCGCACCACCGACGCGGCCGACCATTCCGCCGCTGATGCGTGGCTACCTGCGCCTCGGCGCCCGGGTCTGCGGTGAACCGGCCCACGATCCCGAATTCGGTGTCGGGGACTTCCCGGCCCTGCTGGCCAAGCGGCAGGCCGATACCCGCTATTTGACCAGGCTGCGGTCGGTATCGGCGGCCAGCGAGATGGCTGGGGGAATGGCATGA